A window of the Polypterus senegalus isolate Bchr_013 chromosome 4, ASM1683550v1, whole genome shotgun sequence genome harbors these coding sequences:
- the g3bp2a gene encoding ras GTPase-activating protein-binding protein 2 isoform X2, with amino-acid sequence MVMEKPSPLLVGREFVRQYYTLLNKAPDFLHRFYGRNSSYVHGGLEANGKPAEAVYGQAEIHKKVMSLLFSECHTKIRHVDAHATLNDGVVVQVIGELSNNGQPMRKFMQTFVLAPEGSVANKFYVHNDIFRYEDEVFGDSEAELDEESEEEAEEQEEERPPSPEPVQDSPNSTHFDSHPVPNGVAETLEEPTPEMDPEPEPEQKSEELKPEIEEKVLEELEERTPSPPFEPTSSTQEPPKAFSWASVTSKNLPPSGSVPSSGIPPHVVKAPASQPRVEPKQEAQAPPPRVRDQRTRERPGFVARGPRSGRGDAEPTEMDTRRIVRYPDSHQLFVGNLPHDIDESELKDFFMRFGNVVELRINTKGVGGKLPNFGFVVFDDSDPVQRILAAKPIMFRGEVRLNVEEKKTRAVRERETRGGDERRDMRRNDRGPGGPRGIVGGGMMRDRDGRCPPSRGGLVQKLGPSSGRGAGQGESRFSTQRR; translated from the exons ATGGTGATGGAGAAGCCAAGTCCCCTGCTGGTAGGGCGGGAATTCGTGAGGCAGTATTACACATTGTTAAATAAGGCACCGGATTTCCTGCACAG gtttTATGGAAGAAATTCTTCCTATGTTCATGGAGGATTAGAAGCCAATGGGAAACCAGCAGAAGCAGTCTATGGCCAAGCT GAAATCCATAAGAAGGTGATGTCCCTTCTCTTCAGTGAATGCCACACCAAGATTCGCCATGTTGATGCTCATGCTACCTTAAATGATGGGGTAGTAGTGCAGGTGATCGGTGAACTTTCTAACAATGGTCAACCAATGCGGAAATTTATGCAGACTTTTGTTCTTGCCCCAGAG ggCTCGGTGGCTAACAAGTTCTATGTTCACAATGATATTTTTCGTTATGAAGATGAGGTTTTTGGAGACTCTGAAGCAGAGCTTGATGAAG AGTCTGAGGAGGAAGCAGAAGAGCAAGAGGAGGAGAGACCACCTTCACCTGAGCCTGTGCAGGACAGTCCCAACAGTACACATTTTGATTCTCACCCTGTCCC CAATGGTGTAGCTGAGACACTTGAAGAACCTACTCCAGAAATGGACCCTGAACCTGAACCTGAGCAAAAGAGTGAAGAACTGAAACCTGAAATTGAGGAGAAAGTTTTAGAGGAGTTGGAAGAGCGAACACCTTCACCCCCTTTTGAACCTACATCTAGCACCCAAGAGCCTCCCAAG GCTTTCTCCTGGGCCTCAGTAACCAGTAAAAACCTGCCTCCTAGTGGTTCAGTCCCTTCCTCTGGAATTCCACCCCATGTTGTTAAAGCACCAGCCTCACAG CCAAGAGTTGAACCTAAACAGGAAGCCCAGGCACCACCACCCAGGGTCCGTGATCAGCGTACTAGAGAGAGACCAGGATTTGTTGCCAGAGGACCCAGGTCTG GCCGTGGAGACGCTGAGCCAACTGAAATGGACACCAGACGTATAGTGCGCTATCCAGATAGTCACCAGCTCTTTGTTGGAAACCTGCCTCATGATATTGATGAAAGTGAACTAAAAGATTTCTTCATGA GATTTGGAAATGTTGTTGAATTGCGGATCAATACCAAAGGAGTTGGGGGCAAATTACCTAACTTTGGATTTGTGGTTTTTGATGACTCTGACCCGGTTCAAAGAATACTCGCAGCAAAG CCCATCATGTTTCGTGGAGAAGTCCGACTAAACGTGGAGGAGAAGAAGACCAGAGCAGTTCGTGAGAGGGAGACACGGGGAGGAGATGAACGGAGAGACATGAGGCGCAATGATAGAGGCCCTGGTGGACCCCGAGGTATCGTTGGAGGCGGGATGATGAGAGACCGAGATGGAAGATGCCCACCATCAAGAGGAGGCCTGGTGCAAAAGCTAGGCCCTAGCTCGGGAAGAGGGGCTGGTCAGGGGGAGAGTCGCTTTTCAACACAGCGTCGCTGA
- the g3bp2a gene encoding ras GTPase-activating protein-binding protein 2 isoform X3: protein MVMEKPSPLLVGREFVRQYYTLLNKAPDFLHRFYGRNSSYVHGGLEANGKPAEAVYGQAEIHKKVMSLLFSECHTKIRHVDAHATLNDGVVVQVIGELSNNGQPMRKFMQTFVLAPEGSVANKFYVHNDIFRYEDEVFGDSEAELDEESEEEAEEQEEERPPSPEPVQDSPNSTHFDSHPVPNGVAETLEEPTPEMDPEPEPEQKSEELKPEIEEKVLEELEERTPSPPFEPTSSTQEPPKPRVEPKQEAQAPPPRVRDQRTRERPGFVARGPRSGRGDAEPTEMDTRRIVRYPDSHQLFVGNLPHDIDESELKDFFMRFGNVVELRINTKGVGGKLPNFGFVVFDDSDPVQRILAAKPIMFRGEVRLNVEEKKTRAVRERETRGGDERRDMRRNDRGPGGPRGIVGGGMMRDRDGRCPPSRGGLVQKLGPSSGRGAGQGESRFSTQRR, encoded by the exons ATGGTGATGGAGAAGCCAAGTCCCCTGCTGGTAGGGCGGGAATTCGTGAGGCAGTATTACACATTGTTAAATAAGGCACCGGATTTCCTGCACAG gtttTATGGAAGAAATTCTTCCTATGTTCATGGAGGATTAGAAGCCAATGGGAAACCAGCAGAAGCAGTCTATGGCCAAGCT GAAATCCATAAGAAGGTGATGTCCCTTCTCTTCAGTGAATGCCACACCAAGATTCGCCATGTTGATGCTCATGCTACCTTAAATGATGGGGTAGTAGTGCAGGTGATCGGTGAACTTTCTAACAATGGTCAACCAATGCGGAAATTTATGCAGACTTTTGTTCTTGCCCCAGAG ggCTCGGTGGCTAACAAGTTCTATGTTCACAATGATATTTTTCGTTATGAAGATGAGGTTTTTGGAGACTCTGAAGCAGAGCTTGATGAAG AGTCTGAGGAGGAAGCAGAAGAGCAAGAGGAGGAGAGACCACCTTCACCTGAGCCTGTGCAGGACAGTCCCAACAGTACACATTTTGATTCTCACCCTGTCCC CAATGGTGTAGCTGAGACACTTGAAGAACCTACTCCAGAAATGGACCCTGAACCTGAACCTGAGCAAAAGAGTGAAGAACTGAAACCTGAAATTGAGGAGAAAGTTTTAGAGGAGTTGGAAGAGCGAACACCTTCACCCCCTTTTGAACCTACATCTAGCACCCAAGAGCCTCCCAAG CCAAGAGTTGAACCTAAACAGGAAGCCCAGGCACCACCACCCAGGGTCCGTGATCAGCGTACTAGAGAGAGACCAGGATTTGTTGCCAGAGGACCCAGGTCTG GCCGTGGAGACGCTGAGCCAACTGAAATGGACACCAGACGTATAGTGCGCTATCCAGATAGTCACCAGCTCTTTGTTGGAAACCTGCCTCATGATATTGATGAAAGTGAACTAAAAGATTTCTTCATGA GATTTGGAAATGTTGTTGAATTGCGGATCAATACCAAAGGAGTTGGGGGCAAATTACCTAACTTTGGATTTGTGGTTTTTGATGACTCTGACCCGGTTCAAAGAATACTCGCAGCAAAG CCCATCATGTTTCGTGGAGAAGTCCGACTAAACGTGGAGGAGAAGAAGACCAGAGCAGTTCGTGAGAGGGAGACACGGGGAGGAGATGAACGGAGAGACATGAGGCGCAATGATAGAGGCCCTGGTGGACCCCGAGGTATCGTTGGAGGCGGGATGATGAGAGACCGAGATGGAAGATGCCCACCATCAAGAGGAGGCCTGGTGCAAAAGCTAGGCCCTAGCTCGGGAAGAGGGGCTGGTCAGGGGGAGAGTCGCTTTTCAACACAGCGTCGCTGA
- the g3bp2a gene encoding ras GTPase-activating protein-binding protein 2 isoform X1: protein MVMEKPSPLLVGREFVRQYYTLLNKAPDFLHRFYGRNSSYVHGGLEANGKPAEAVYGQAEIHKKVMSLLFSECHTKIRHVDAHATLNDGVVVQVIGELSNNGQPMRKFMQTFVLAPEGSVANKFYVHNDIFRYEDEVFGDSEAELDEESEEEAEEQEEERPPSPEPVQDSPNSTHFDSHPVPNGVAETLEEPTPEMDPEPEPEQKSEELKPEIEEKVLEELEERTPSPPFEPTSSTQEPPKAFSWASVTSKNLPPSGSVPSSGIPPHVVKAPASQPRVEPKQEAQAPPPRVRDQRTRERPGFVARGPRSGMWTADYNGRGDAEPTEMDTRRIVRYPDSHQLFVGNLPHDIDESELKDFFMRFGNVVELRINTKGVGGKLPNFGFVVFDDSDPVQRILAAKPIMFRGEVRLNVEEKKTRAVRERETRGGDERRDMRRNDRGPGGPRGIVGGGMMRDRDGRCPPSRGGLVQKLGPSSGRGAGQGESRFSTQRR from the exons ATGGTGATGGAGAAGCCAAGTCCCCTGCTGGTAGGGCGGGAATTCGTGAGGCAGTATTACACATTGTTAAATAAGGCACCGGATTTCCTGCACAG gtttTATGGAAGAAATTCTTCCTATGTTCATGGAGGATTAGAAGCCAATGGGAAACCAGCAGAAGCAGTCTATGGCCAAGCT GAAATCCATAAGAAGGTGATGTCCCTTCTCTTCAGTGAATGCCACACCAAGATTCGCCATGTTGATGCTCATGCTACCTTAAATGATGGGGTAGTAGTGCAGGTGATCGGTGAACTTTCTAACAATGGTCAACCAATGCGGAAATTTATGCAGACTTTTGTTCTTGCCCCAGAG ggCTCGGTGGCTAACAAGTTCTATGTTCACAATGATATTTTTCGTTATGAAGATGAGGTTTTTGGAGACTCTGAAGCAGAGCTTGATGAAG AGTCTGAGGAGGAAGCAGAAGAGCAAGAGGAGGAGAGACCACCTTCACCTGAGCCTGTGCAGGACAGTCCCAACAGTACACATTTTGATTCTCACCCTGTCCC CAATGGTGTAGCTGAGACACTTGAAGAACCTACTCCAGAAATGGACCCTGAACCTGAACCTGAGCAAAAGAGTGAAGAACTGAAACCTGAAATTGAGGAGAAAGTTTTAGAGGAGTTGGAAGAGCGAACACCTTCACCCCCTTTTGAACCTACATCTAGCACCCAAGAGCCTCCCAAG GCTTTCTCCTGGGCCTCAGTAACCAGTAAAAACCTGCCTCCTAGTGGTTCAGTCCCTTCCTCTGGAATTCCACCCCATGTTGTTAAAGCACCAGCCTCACAG CCAAGAGTTGAACCTAAACAGGAAGCCCAGGCACCACCACCCAGGGTCCGTGATCAGCGTACTAGAGAGAGACCAGGATTTGTTGCCAGAGGACCCAGGTCTGGTATGTGGACAGCCGACTATAATG GCCGTGGAGACGCTGAGCCAACTGAAATGGACACCAGACGTATAGTGCGCTATCCAGATAGTCACCAGCTCTTTGTTGGAAACCTGCCTCATGATATTGATGAAAGTGAACTAAAAGATTTCTTCATGA GATTTGGAAATGTTGTTGAATTGCGGATCAATACCAAAGGAGTTGGGGGCAAATTACCTAACTTTGGATTTGTGGTTTTTGATGACTCTGACCCGGTTCAAAGAATACTCGCAGCAAAG CCCATCATGTTTCGTGGAGAAGTCCGACTAAACGTGGAGGAGAAGAAGACCAGAGCAGTTCGTGAGAGGGAGACACGGGGAGGAGATGAACGGAGAGACATGAGGCGCAATGATAGAGGCCCTGGTGGACCCCGAGGTATCGTTGGAGGCGGGATGATGAGAGACCGAGATGGAAGATGCCCACCATCAAGAGGAGGCCTGGTGCAAAAGCTAGGCCCTAGCTCGGGAAGAGGGGCTGGTCAGGGGGAGAGTCGCTTTTCAACACAGCGTCGCTGA